A region of Streptomyces sp. NBC_00554 DNA encodes the following proteins:
- a CDS encoding NAD(P)/FAD-dependent oxidoreductase codes for MNNNDHAHERYDVAILGAGMAGGMLGAVLARNGVKVLLIDAGTHPRFAVGESTIPYTSAMTRIVAERYQVPEIEHLASFRGIQDKISPMSGRKQNFGFVYHREGLPQNPQEINQLVVPEWQRTESHLFRQDTDAYLFHLAVRYGATALLATRITGIETGTNGVLLRSEAGAEYRAEYLVDGSGFRSPVADAFDLRENPTRARHHSRTLFTHMVGVTPYDDAPSAAAHKQPSPWHHGTLHHVFDGGWLWVIPFDNHDGAISPLCSVGLTLDERVFPKDGGQSPQQEFDTFLARFPQIAEQFTHARAVRPWVSTGRLQYSSSSTVGERYCLTAHAAGFIDALYSRGLTNTVEVVNSLAWRLIEAARTGDWSTENFAYIDDLQQGLYDVHDDLVYSSFVGFGHYDLWNAVTRVWEATSIMPTMTVERAYRAFMDNRDEQVFKDLENRTTPGLPDPVGADIHALLTLTRTTCQAVEAGGLEPAEAAALLFEELDKAAFLPAPFALGDPDNTCFEATPDLLGQALQWGRTKAPEHIARLFG; via the coding sequence ATGAACAACAACGACCACGCGCACGAGCGCTACGACGTGGCCATCCTCGGTGCGGGCATGGCCGGCGGCATGCTGGGCGCGGTCCTCGCCCGCAACGGCGTCAAGGTCCTCCTCATCGACGCCGGCACCCACCCCCGGTTCGCCGTCGGCGAGTCCACCATCCCCTACACCTCGGCCATGACCCGCATCGTCGCCGAGCGCTACCAGGTCCCCGAGATCGAGCACCTGGCCAGCTTCCGCGGCATCCAGGACAAGATCTCCCCGATGAGCGGCCGCAAGCAGAACTTCGGCTTCGTCTACCACCGCGAGGGCCTGCCCCAGAACCCCCAGGAGATCAACCAGCTGGTCGTCCCCGAGTGGCAGCGCACCGAGAGCCACCTCTTCAGGCAGGACACCGACGCCTACCTGTTCCACCTCGCCGTCCGCTACGGCGCCACGGCGCTGCTCGCCACCCGCATCACCGGCATCGAGACCGGCACCAACGGGGTGCTGCTGCGCTCGGAGGCCGGCGCCGAGTACCGGGCCGAATACCTCGTCGACGGCAGCGGCTTCCGTTCCCCCGTCGCCGACGCCTTCGACCTGCGCGAGAACCCCACCCGCGCCCGCCACCACTCCCGCACCCTGTTCACCCACATGGTCGGCGTCACCCCCTACGACGACGCCCCCTCGGCGGCCGCGCACAAGCAGCCCAGCCCCTGGCACCACGGCACCCTGCACCACGTCTTCGACGGCGGCTGGCTGTGGGTGATCCCCTTCGACAACCACGACGGCGCGATCAGCCCGCTGTGCAGCGTCGGCCTCACCCTGGACGAGCGGGTCTTCCCCAAGGACGGGGGGCAGTCCCCGCAGCAGGAGTTCGACACCTTCCTCGCCCGCTTCCCGCAGATCGCCGAGCAGTTCACCCACGCCCGCGCGGTACGCCCCTGGGTGAGCACCGGCCGCCTGCAGTACTCCTCCTCCAGCACGGTCGGCGAACGCTACTGCCTGACCGCACACGCCGCCGGATTCATCGACGCGCTCTACTCCCGCGGCCTGACCAACACCGTCGAAGTCGTCAACTCCCTGGCCTGGCGCCTGATCGAGGCCGCCCGCACCGGCGACTGGTCCACCGAGAACTTCGCCTACATCGACGACCTCCAGCAGGGCCTGTACGACGTCCACGACGACCTCGTCTACAGCTCCTTCGTCGGGTTCGGCCACTACGACCTGTGGAACGCCGTCACCCGGGTGTGGGAGGCGACCAGCATCATGCCGACGATGACCGTCGAGCGGGCCTACCGCGCCTTCATGGACAACCGCGACGAGCAGGTCTTCAAGGACCTGGAGAACCGGACCACCCCCGGCCTGCCCGACCCGGTCGGCGCCGACATCCACGCCCTGCTCACCCTCACCCGCACCACCTGCCAGGCCGTCGAGGCAGGCGGACTGGAGCCGGCCGAGGCCGCCGCCCTGCTCTTCGAGGAACTGGACAAGGCCGCGTTCCTGCCCGCGCCGTTCGCCCTCGGCGACCCGGACAACACGTGCTTCGAAGCAACACCCGACCTGCTCGGCCAGGCCCTCCAGTGGGGCCGCACCAAGGCCCCCGAGCACATCGCCCGGCTCTTCGGCTGA
- a CDS encoding FAD-dependent monooxygenase, whose translation MTAEQLETEVVVVGAGPVGLMLAAELRLGGADVLVLETRGAPTTESRASTLHARTMEILDSRGLLPAFGSPPREVRGHFGGIALDLTLPSAHFGQWKVPQTETERVLQDWAQSLGARLTRHHTLRALRTSEQGVEAVAAGPHGPVRIRARYLVGCDGEDSTVRRLLDAGFPGQDARRELLRADVAGIDVPGRRFQRLERGLAVAARRGDGVTRVMVHESGRDAATRTAEPDFAEVCEVWQRVTGEDISSGTPLWVNSFGDACRQLTGYRHGRILFAGDAAHRQMPIGGQALNLGLQDAHNLGWKLAATVRGRTPQSLLDTYHTERHAVGRRVLANITVQAQLLLGGAEAGSPRALIAELLASPKVRGHLAAMIAGLDIRYDTQGGAGHPLLGARLPHVDLMVRQRRATSTALLRSGRPLLLTLHPETAALHRDAEPWSDRIITVAATPAPTPGPGIGAGAVLVRPDGHVVWTQGGDTPLRAALTHWFGPPAAHPTAAADHRLVPSSSALEG comes from the coding sequence ATGACGGCCGAGCAGCTGGAGACCGAGGTCGTCGTCGTGGGCGCGGGACCGGTCGGGCTGATGCTCGCCGCCGAACTCCGCCTCGGCGGCGCCGACGTGCTCGTCCTGGAGACACGCGGGGCCCCGACCACCGAGTCGAGGGCCTCGACCCTGCACGCCCGCACCATGGAGATCCTCGACAGCCGGGGCCTGCTCCCCGCCTTCGGCAGCCCGCCGCGGGAGGTCCGCGGGCACTTCGGCGGCATCGCACTGGACCTGACCCTGCCCAGCGCCCACTTCGGGCAGTGGAAGGTGCCGCAGACCGAGACCGAGCGCGTCCTGCAGGACTGGGCGCAGTCCCTGGGCGCACGCCTCACCCGGCACCACACCCTGCGCGCCCTGCGCACCTCGGAGCAGGGGGTGGAGGCGGTGGCCGCCGGCCCGCACGGCCCGGTGCGGATACGGGCCCGGTACCTGGTGGGCTGCGACGGCGAGGACTCCACCGTGCGCCGCCTGCTCGATGCCGGCTTCCCCGGCCAGGACGCGCGGCGCGAGCTGCTGCGCGCCGACGTCGCCGGCATCGACGTACCCGGCCGGCGCTTTCAGCGCCTTGAGCGGGGCCTCGCGGTGGCCGCACGGCGCGGCGACGGCGTCACCCGCGTCATGGTGCACGAGTCCGGCCGCGACGCCGCAACACGCACCGCCGAGCCGGACTTCGCCGAGGTGTGCGAGGTCTGGCAGCGCGTCACGGGCGAGGACATCAGCTCCGGCACCCCGCTGTGGGTCAACTCCTTCGGCGACGCCTGCCGGCAGCTGACCGGCTACCGGCACGGCCGGATCCTGTTCGCGGGAGATGCCGCGCACCGGCAGATGCCGATCGGCGGACAGGCCCTCAACCTCGGCCTGCAGGACGCCCACAACCTCGGCTGGAAACTGGCCGCGACCGTACGCGGCCGCACCCCCCAATCCCTCCTGGACACCTACCACACCGAGCGGCACGCGGTCGGCCGCCGGGTCCTCGCCAACATCACCGTCCAGGCCCAGCTCCTCCTCGGCGGCGCCGAAGCCGGCTCACCGCGCGCACTGATCGCCGAACTCCTCGCCTCGCCGAAGGTCCGCGGCCACCTCGCCGCCATGATCGCGGGCCTCGACATCCGCTACGACACCCAGGGCGGCGCCGGCCACCCGCTGCTCGGCGCCCGCCTGCCCCACGTCGACCTGATGGTCCGCCAGAGGCGGGCCACCAGCACCGCACTGCTCCGCTCCGGCCGCCCCCTGCTGCTGACCCTGCACCCCGAAACGGCCGCCCTGCACCGCGACGCCGAACCCTGGTCGGACCGCATCATCACCGTCGCGGCCACCCCCGCCCCCACCCCCGGCCCCGGCATCGGGGCCGGTGCCGTCCTGGTCCGCCCCGACGGCCACGTCGTATGGACCCAGGGCGGCGACACCCCCCTGCGAGCCGCCCTGACCCACTGGTTCGGACCGCCCGCAGCCCACCCCACCGCCGCGGCGGACCACCGCCTCGTCCCGTCCTCTTCCGCTCTCGAAGGGTGA
- a CDS encoding aromatase/cyclase, whose product MTLREVEHTVDVDAPATAVYRLIAEVENWPRIFPPTLYVDQVEQDGDTERIRIWATANGEPKNWTSRRTLDAATLKITFRQEVSAPPVAAMGGTWIIEPLTDTACRVRLLHDYRAIDDDAESLAWIEKAVDGNSRSELAALKSNVELAHAARDVTFSFEDSVTIAGSAKDAYDFVNEAGLWPERLPHVATVRFEEPAPGLQVLEMDTRAKDGSTHTTKSYRVAFPHHRIAYKQITLPALMTLHTGYWTFTENADGTSTASSQHTVVLNTANIARILGEDATVADAREYVHGALSTNSRATLGHAKDHAENRR is encoded by the coding sequence ATGACGCTCCGCGAGGTCGAGCACACCGTCGACGTCGACGCCCCCGCAACGGCCGTCTACCGCCTGATCGCCGAGGTGGAGAACTGGCCGCGGATCTTCCCGCCCACCCTCTACGTCGACCAGGTCGAGCAGGACGGCGACACCGAGCGCATCCGGATCTGGGCCACCGCCAACGGCGAGCCGAAGAACTGGACCTCGCGCCGCACCCTGGACGCCGCCACCCTCAAGATCACCTTCCGTCAGGAGGTCTCCGCACCGCCGGTCGCCGCGATGGGCGGCACCTGGATCATCGAGCCGCTCACCGACACCGCCTGCCGGGTGCGGCTGCTGCACGACTACCGGGCGATCGACGACGACGCCGAGAGCCTGGCCTGGATCGAGAAGGCCGTCGACGGCAACTCGCGCTCCGAGCTGGCCGCGCTCAAGTCCAACGTCGAACTCGCCCACGCCGCAAGGGATGTGACGTTCTCCTTCGAGGACTCGGTCACGATCGCCGGATCGGCCAAGGACGCCTACGACTTCGTCAACGAGGCCGGCCTGTGGCCCGAGCGGCTGCCGCACGTGGCGACCGTCCGCTTCGAGGAGCCCGCCCCCGGCCTGCAGGTGCTGGAGATGGACACCCGCGCCAAGGACGGCTCCACGCACACCACCAAGTCCTACCGGGTGGCGTTCCCGCACCACAGGATCGCTTACAAGCAGATCACGCTGCCCGCGCTGATGACGCTGCACACCGGCTACTGGACGTTCACCGAGAACGCCGACGGCACGAGCACCGCGTCCTCGCAGCACACGGTGGTCCTCAACACCGCGAACATCGCCCGGATCCTGGGCGAGGACGCCACGGTCGCGGACGCCAGGGAGTACGTGCACGGCGCGCTGAGCACCAACAGCCGCGCCACCCTGGGCCACGCCAAGGACCACGCCGAGAACCGGCGCTGA
- the fabG gene encoding 3-oxoacyl-ACP reductase FabG, translating into MQQDKRVALVTGATSGIGLAVARLLAAGGHRVFLGARTAENVTSTVKQLREEGLDVDGAAVDVRSASSVAAFVAAAVDRFAAIDVLVNNAGRSGGGVTADIPDELWDDVIDTNLNSVFRLTREVLNAGGMRTKTRGRIINIASTAGKQGVVLGAPYSASKHGVVGFTKALGNELAPTGITVNAVCPGYVETPMAQRVRQGYAAAYDTSEEAILEKFQAKIPLGRYSSPEEVAGLVGYLASDTAASITAQALNVCGGLGNF; encoded by the coding sequence ATGCAGCAGGACAAGCGCGTCGCCCTCGTCACCGGCGCGACCAGCGGTATCGGTCTCGCCGTCGCCCGGCTCCTGGCCGCCGGCGGCCACCGGGTGTTCCTCGGCGCCCGCACCGCCGAGAACGTGACCAGCACCGTCAAGCAGCTGCGCGAGGAAGGCCTCGACGTCGACGGCGCCGCCGTCGACGTGCGGTCCGCGAGCAGTGTCGCCGCCTTCGTCGCCGCCGCCGTCGACCGGTTCGCCGCCATCGACGTACTGGTCAACAACGCGGGCCGCAGCGGCGGCGGCGTCACCGCCGACATCCCCGACGAGCTGTGGGACGACGTCATCGACACCAACCTCAACAGCGTCTTCCGGCTGACCCGCGAGGTCCTCAACGCCGGCGGCATGCGCACCAAGACCCGCGGCCGGATCATCAACATCGCCTCCACCGCGGGCAAGCAGGGCGTGGTGCTCGGCGCCCCCTACTCGGCGTCCAAGCACGGCGTCGTCGGCTTCACCAAGGCCCTCGGCAACGAGCTCGCGCCGACCGGTATCACCGTCAACGCGGTGTGCCCCGGCTATGTGGAGACACCCATGGCACAGCGCGTGCGCCAGGGATATGCGGCCGCCTACGACACCTCCGAGGAAGCCATCCTCGAGAAGTTCCAGGCCAAGATCCCCCTGGGCCGCTACTCGAGCCCCGAAGAGGTCGCGGGCCTGGTCGGCTACCTCGCCTCCGACACCGCCGCCTCCATCACCGCGCAGGCCCTGAACGTCTGCGGCGGCCTCGGCAACTTCTAA
- a CDS encoding acyl carrier protein, giving the protein MSSAVFTLADLKRILLEGAGADDGIDLDGDILDLDFESLGYESLALLETGGRIEREYGIALDDDVFTDNRTPRTLIAAVNGLLPSVSTAA; this is encoded by the coding sequence ATGAGCTCCGCTGTGTTCACCCTCGCCGACCTCAAGCGCATCCTCCTGGAGGGCGCCGGTGCCGACGACGGCATCGACCTGGACGGCGACATCCTCGACCTCGACTTCGAGTCGCTCGGCTACGAGTCGCTGGCCCTGCTCGAGACGGGCGGCCGCATCGAGCGCGAGTACGGCATCGCCCTCGACGACGACGTCTTCACCGACAACCGCACCCCCCGCACGCTCATCGCGGCCGTCAACGGCCTTCTGCCGTCCGTCTCCACCGCCGCCTGA
- a CDS encoding hemerythrin domain-containing protein, which translates to MAVAQQAQINFAVMYATHDAFRRDLQRLAAAVAAGRAKTPEVRDGWENFKFQLHLHHTVEDSDLWPRVAGAVSGRPADQKLLDEMEAEHAQLDPVLASVDDGMARGAADLPARVAELARVLGDHMAHEENEALPLIQDVLTGKDWDAFRGAMARKQGPKGAAVYFPWITDGQNATERKAFLDTMPAPVKALNKLFWESSYRKRGMWGV; encoded by the coding sequence ATGGCAGTCGCACAGCAGGCCCAGATCAACTTCGCCGTCATGTACGCGACGCACGACGCCTTCCGGCGCGACCTTCAGCGACTGGCCGCGGCGGTGGCCGCGGGCCGCGCCAAAACCCCGGAAGTACGCGACGGCTGGGAGAACTTCAAGTTCCAGCTGCACCTGCACCACACCGTCGAGGACTCGGACCTGTGGCCGCGGGTCGCGGGCGCCGTGAGTGGCCGGCCGGCCGACCAGAAGCTCCTGGACGAGATGGAGGCCGAGCACGCCCAGCTCGACCCGGTTCTCGCCTCGGTCGACGACGGCATGGCGCGGGGCGCCGCCGACCTGCCCGCCCGGGTGGCCGAGCTCGCGCGGGTCCTGGGCGACCACATGGCGCACGAGGAGAACGAGGCGCTGCCGCTCATCCAGGACGTGCTCACCGGCAAGGACTGGGACGCCTTCCGCGGTGCGATGGCCCGCAAGCAGGGCCCCAAGGGTGCGGCCGTCTACTTCCCCTGGATCACGGACGGGCAGAACGCCACGGAGCGCAAGGCGTTCCTGGACACCATGCCCGCGCCGGTGAAGGCCCTCAACAAGCTGTTCTGGGAGTCGAGCTACCGCAAGCGCGGGATGTGGGGGGTCTGA